A stretch of the Actinoalloteichus fjordicus genome encodes the following:
- a CDS encoding phytoene desaturase family protein: MVRDLVAGWGSRERPPGTRPRVLVIGAGVAGMSTGCYAQMSGMETRILEKHVLPGGCCTAWSRDGYIFDYCIEWLIGTAEGNDANQVWRELGALDGKTMRNFPVFNKVVDSDGRSVTFYNDPDRLEAHLLAISPADRKLIQQFCRDLRRFIAIDLYPFLTPPPLESVGQKLKKLRTVLPAFRLFWRTAATQMHTFADRFTDPLLRKAFRNIFFQDPEDFPLLPFLFNMASAHNDNAGFPQGGSLGLARSIEERYTSLGGDITYRARVGRILVEDDRAIGVELKGGQRLYADHIVAACDGRTTIYDLLEGHYTGPTIDRLYDELLTRPGTLFPAVVSAFVGIEGDFHPDQMHSTTYLLSDEEAAELPGALQNSVVVQLRSQYSDGFAPEGKSVIHCTYFSDYSYWKTLRTSNRREYWAQKRRLADFVRNLLARRMPDLADRIELVDVATPATTNRYTGNYDGSILAWKAFSDADDLAAKLINKEHMRLPGLHGFSMAGQWVGLGGLIRAASTGRFVTQFLCEELGLEFQAWESPAGEPWHPDKLGHLPQLDSRPVQ; the protein is encoded by the coding sequence GTGGTGCGTGACCTCGTCGCCGGGTGGGGCAGCCGCGAGCGCCCACCCGGCACCAGGCCGAGGGTGCTGGTCATCGGGGCGGGGGTCGCCGGGATGTCCACCGGCTGCTACGCCCAGATGAGCGGGATGGAGACCCGAATCCTGGAGAAGCACGTGCTGCCGGGCGGCTGCTGCACCGCCTGGTCTCGCGACGGCTACATCTTCGACTACTGCATCGAATGGCTGATCGGCACCGCCGAGGGCAACGACGCCAACCAGGTGTGGCGGGAGCTGGGCGCGCTCGACGGCAAGACGATGCGGAACTTCCCGGTCTTCAACAAGGTCGTCGACTCCGACGGCCGATCGGTGACGTTCTACAACGATCCCGATCGGCTGGAGGCACACCTGCTGGCGATCTCGCCTGCAGACCGGAAGCTGATCCAGCAGTTCTGCCGCGACCTGCGGCGCTTCATCGCGATCGACCTGTATCCCTTCCTGACGCCGCCGCCGTTGGAGAGCGTCGGCCAGAAGCTCAAGAAGCTGCGCACCGTCCTGCCCGCCTTCCGACTGTTCTGGCGGACGGCCGCCACGCAGATGCACACCTTCGCGGACCGGTTCACCGATCCGCTGCTGCGCAAGGCGTTCCGCAACATCTTCTTCCAGGACCCGGAGGACTTCCCGCTCCTGCCGTTCCTGTTCAACATGGCCAGCGCCCACAACGACAACGCGGGCTTCCCGCAGGGCGGCTCGCTGGGCCTGGCCCGTTCGATCGAGGAGCGCTACACCTCCCTCGGCGGGGACATCACCTATCGGGCTCGGGTCGGGCGAATCCTGGTGGAGGACGACCGGGCGATCGGCGTCGAACTCAAGGGCGGGCAGCGGCTCTACGCCGACCACATCGTCGCGGCGTGCGACGGCCGCACCACGATCTACGACCTGTTGGAGGGGCACTACACGGGTCCGACCATCGACCGCCTCTACGACGAGCTGCTGACCAGGCCGGGAACCCTGTTCCCCGCCGTGGTCTCGGCCTTCGTCGGCATCGAGGGCGACTTCCATCCGGACCAGATGCACAGCACGACGTATCTGCTGTCCGACGAGGAGGCCGCCGAGCTGCCTGGCGCGCTGCAGAACAGCGTCGTCGTGCAGCTGCGCTCCCAGTACTCCGACGGCTTCGCGCCGGAGGGCAAGTCGGTGATCCACTGCACCTACTTCAGCGACTACTCCTACTGGAAGACGCTGCGCACCTCGAATCGCCGCGAGTACTGGGCGCAGAAGCGCAGGCTCGCCGACTTCGTCCGGAACCTGCTGGCCCGGCGGATGCCCGACCTGGCCGATCGGATCGAGCTCGTGGACGTGGCCACGCCTGCGACGACCAATCGCTACACCGGCAACTACGACGGCAGCATCCTCGCCTGGAAGGCCTTCTCCGATGCCGACGACCTCGCCGCCAAGCTGATCAACAAGGAGCACATGCGGCTGCCCGGGCTGCACGGCTTCTCCATGGCGGGCCAGTGGGTCGGCCTGGGCGGCCTGATCCGCGCCGCGTCCACCGGGCGATTCGTCACGCAGTTCCTGTGCGAGGAGCTGGGCCTGGAGTTCCAGGCCTGGGAGAGCCCCGCAGGCGAGCCGTGGCATCCCGACAAGCTCGGCCACCTTCCCCAACTCGACTCCCGGCCCGTGCAGTAA
- a CDS encoding phytoene desaturase family protein: protein MARTTTPTRPRKTMIIIGAGLGGLSTGCYAQMNGYESRIFEMHEFPGGCCTSWDRGNFTFDCCISWLLGNGPGNEMHQIWLELGALQGKEMRHFDVFNIVRGRDGQAVYFYSDPDRLQAHLTDISPEDARHIRDFCDGLRKFKKALAVYPFLKPVGLMKTTERWRMLSRYLPYFNVVRKSISVLMSDYSAKFRHPLLREAFNFILYERHPAFPVLPNYFQLASHANLSAGVPEGGSMGLARSIEERYQRLGGEVTYNAKVEEVIVEDDTAVGVRLSDGREVRADIVVSAADGHTTTMKFLQGRYLNDEYRKLYTQTIEEPGMVFPGYFILFLGLRRPFPEGEPCTTYLLTEDEAADMIGIRHSSMNVQFRSMHYPELSPEATTVVYATYFCDIAPWRELNDGPEQASRIRKGEELHTLPVRHGRDYHQAKRQVRNAILSFLEKRFPGLTDAVAVRDMSSPLTQVRYTGNYDGTVLGWQPFVESGETLEVLVRKYGPGLPGLKNFYFSGVWATTGGLIRAAAAGRHVMQFVCRDDGREFTASIDETKPLPTHVVIPVGPSRRPAAEPAPEPVAAGSRSAERGAQ from the coding sequence ATGGCACGCACCACCACCCCGACACGCCCGAGGAAGACGATGATCATCATCGGCGCGGGCCTCGGCGGACTGTCCACCGGCTGCTATGCACAGATGAACGGCTACGAGAGCCGGATCTTCGAGATGCATGAGTTCCCCGGCGGGTGCTGCACGTCCTGGGATCGGGGGAACTTCACGTTCGACTGCTGCATCAGCTGGCTGTTGGGCAACGGGCCCGGCAACGAGATGCACCAGATCTGGCTCGAGCTCGGTGCCCTGCAGGGCAAGGAGATGCGGCACTTCGACGTCTTCAACATCGTGCGCGGCCGGGACGGCCAGGCGGTCTACTTCTACTCCGACCCCGATCGACTCCAGGCGCACCTGACCGACATCTCACCCGAGGACGCCCGGCACATCCGCGACTTCTGCGACGGCCTGCGCAAGTTCAAGAAGGCTCTTGCGGTGTACCCGTTCCTCAAACCCGTCGGTCTGATGAAGACGACCGAGCGCTGGCGGATGCTGTCCCGCTACCTCCCGTACTTCAACGTCGTCCGCAAGTCCATCAGCGTGCTGATGTCGGACTACTCGGCGAAGTTCCGTCATCCCCTGTTGCGCGAGGCCTTCAACTTCATCCTGTACGAGCGGCATCCGGCCTTCCCGGTGCTCCCGAACTACTTCCAACTCGCCTCGCACGCGAACCTGTCCGCAGGCGTGCCGGAGGGCGGGTCGATGGGCCTGGCCCGGTCGATCGAGGAGCGCTACCAGCGGCTCGGCGGCGAGGTCACCTACAACGCCAAGGTGGAGGAGGTGATCGTCGAGGACGACACGGCGGTCGGCGTCCGCCTCAGCGACGGCCGTGAGGTCCGTGCCGACATCGTGGTCTCGGCCGCCGACGGGCACACCACCACGATGAAGTTCCTCCAGGGCCGGTACCTCAACGACGAGTACCGCAAGCTCTATACCCAGACCATCGAGGAGCCGGGCATGGTGTTCCCCGGCTACTTCATCCTGTTCCTCGGGCTGCGCCGTCCGTTCCCCGAGGGCGAGCCGTGCACCACGTATCTGCTCACCGAGGACGAGGCGGCCGACATGATCGGCATCCGCCACTCGAGTATGAACGTCCAGTTCCGCAGCATGCACTATCCGGAGTTGTCTCCCGAGGCGACGACCGTCGTCTACGCCACCTACTTCTGCGACATCGCACCGTGGCGGGAGCTGAACGACGGGCCGGAGCAGGCCAGCCGGATCCGTAAGGGCGAGGAGCTGCACACCCTGCCGGTGCGGCACGGGCGCGACTACCACCAGGCCAAACGGCAGGTGCGCAACGCCATCCTCTCGTTCCTGGAGAAGCGGTTTCCCGGCCTGACCGACGCCGTCGCGGTGCGCGACATGTCGAGCCCGCTCACCCAGGTCCGGTACACCGGCAACTACGACGGCACGGTGCTGGGCTGGCAGCCGTTCGTGGAGAGCGGCGAGACCCTGGAGGTCCTGGTCCGCAAGTACGGGCCGGGGCTGCCCGGCCTGAAGAACTTCTACTTCTCCGGGGTGTGGGCCACCACGGGCGGCCTCATCCGGGCGGCGGCGGCGGGCCGACACGTCATGCAGTTCGTCTGCCGGGACGACGGCCGCGAGTTCACCGCCTCGATCGACGAGACGAAGCCGCTGCCGACGCACGTCGTCATCCCGGTCGGACCGTCCCGGCGGCCCGCAGCGGAGCCCGCCCCCGAACCCGTCGCCGCAGGATCGCGGTCAGCAGAGCGAGGAGCACAGTGA